Proteins from a single region of Candidatus Methylomirabilota bacterium:
- the lysA gene encoding diaminopimelate decarboxylase: MDHVTYRQGELSCESVSLRALAEAVGTPAYVYSKAALLDAFAAYDRAFTDTPHLICYSVKANSTLGVLSTLAKAGAGADIVSGGELYRALRAGIPPKRIIFDGVGKTRDEMRDALKADILMFNVESMSELRALDEVAREMGTRAPVSLRVNPDVDPQTHPYIATGLKTSKFGIPIDQALPSYDDAARRRGLEVVGVDMHIGSQLVKTSPFADATARVVALVKALRQRGIAVRLLDVGGGLGIRYRDEAPPSPVDYARTVIPLIAELGVTILIEPGRSIVGNAGVLLTRVLYRKETPDKRFVVVDAAMNDLIRPALYNAYHEIRPIDERRLTSPVETADVVGPICESGDFLAKDRPLPRPEEGDLLAVMSAGAYTSVMASNYNTRPRAVEVLVDGNRYTIVRRRETYEDLVAGETVL; the protein is encoded by the coding sequence ATGGATCACGTCACGTATCGTCAGGGCGAGCTCTCCTGTGAATCGGTCTCGCTCCGCGCGCTGGCCGAGGCCGTCGGTACGCCCGCTTACGTCTACTCCAAGGCTGCGCTGCTCGACGCCTTCGCCGCCTACGACCGCGCGTTCACGGACACGCCGCATCTGATCTGCTATTCGGTCAAGGCCAACTCGACCCTCGGCGTGCTGTCCACGCTGGCCAAGGCCGGCGCCGGCGCCGACATCGTGAGCGGTGGCGAGCTCTACCGCGCGCTGCGGGCAGGCATCCCGCCCAAGCGGATCATCTTCGACGGCGTGGGCAAGACCCGCGACGAGATGCGTGACGCGCTCAAGGCCGACATCCTGATGTTCAACGTCGAGTCGATGAGCGAGCTGCGCGCGCTGGACGAGGTGGCGCGCGAGATGGGGACCCGGGCTCCGGTATCGTTGCGCGTGAACCCCGACGTCGACCCCCAGACCCATCCCTACATCGCGACAGGGCTCAAGACCTCCAAGTTCGGGATCCCCATCGACCAGGCCCTGCCGAGCTACGACGACGCGGCCCGCCGGCGCGGCCTGGAGGTCGTCGGGGTCGACATGCACATCGGCTCCCAGCTCGTGAAGACGTCGCCCTTCGCCGACGCCACCGCCCGGGTTGTCGCCCTCGTCAAGGCGCTCCGCCAGCGCGGCATCGCCGTGCGCCTGCTCGACGTCGGCGGCGGCCTGGGCATCCGGTACCGCGACGAGGCTCCACCCAGCCCCGTCGACTACGCCCGCACGGTGATCCCGCTCATCGCGGAGCTGGGGGTCACAATACTGATAGAGCCCGGCCGATCGATCGTCGGCAACGCGGGAGTCCTCCTCACCCGCGTGCTCTATCGGAAGGAGACGCCGGACAAGCGGTTCGTCGTCGTGGACGCGGCCATGAACGACCTCATCCGGCCGGCGCTCTACAACGCCTACCACGAGATCCGGCCGATCGACGAGCGGCGGCTCACGAGCCCGGTGGAGACGGCCGACGTGGTGGGCCCGATCTGTGAGTCGGGCGACTTCCTGGCCAAGGACCGCCCGCTGCCCCGACCGGAGGAGGGCGACCTGCTGGCGGTGATGAGCGCGGGGGCCTACACTTCGGTGATGGCGTCGAACTACAACACGCGCCCGCGGGCGGTCGAGGTGCTCGTCGACGGCAATCGCTACACGATCGTGCGCCGCCGGGAGACGTACGAAGACCTGGTGGCGGGGGAGACGGTGTTATGA
- the mltG gene encoding endolytic transglycosylase MltG, whose protein sequence is MLLVAVLVFVAWETWRVLTPPGPLRDGPRTVLIPAHASLVGIAARLKMAGAIRSPEGFLALSLVRGSLRSLKAGEYEVPRDASTLDVLALLENGRVRQHPVLHPEGASLTDLGRTLESARLARTAEIIKAATDPAFLRAQGIEGPSAEGYLFPDTYHFIRGMTPEQMLGRMIQRLQSKLTPELLERARQRKLSVHELLTLASIIEREAVVPGERRLISAVFWNRLKLGMPLQADPTVQYAVGKERRALTRADLATDHPYNTYLRAGLPPGPIASPGLGAIEAALDPAPVKYLYFVKKDDQRHHFSVTVEEHNSAVARYRFARTR, encoded by the coding sequence TTGCTCCTGGTCGCAGTCCTGGTCTTCGTCGCCTGGGAGACCTGGCGCGTGCTGACCCCGCCCGGCCCCCTCCGCGACGGGCCCCGGACCGTTCTCATCCCGGCCCACGCGAGCCTGGTAGGAATCGCCGCCCGCCTGAAGATGGCGGGCGCGATCCGCAGCCCCGAGGGCTTCCTGGCCCTGAGCCTGGTCCGCGGCAGCCTGCGGTCCCTCAAGGCCGGCGAGTACGAGGTCCCCCGCGACGCCTCCACGCTGGACGTCCTCGCGCTGCTGGAGAACGGCCGGGTGCGCCAGCACCCGGTGTTGCATCCGGAAGGCGCGTCGCTCACCGACCTGGGACGGACGCTGGAGAGCGCCCGGCTCGCTCGGACCGCGGAAATCATAAAGGCGGCGACGGACCCGGCCTTCCTCCGGGCCCAGGGCATCGAGGGTCCCAGCGCCGAGGGCTACCTCTTCCCGGACACCTACCACTTCATCCGCGGCATGACACCTGAGCAGATGCTCGGGCGCATGATCCAGCGCCTGCAGAGCAAGCTCACGCCGGAGCTGCTGGAGAGGGCGCGGCAGCGCAAACTGAGCGTACACGAGCTGCTCACGCTGGCCTCGATCATCGAGCGCGAAGCGGTGGTGCCCGGCGAGCGGCGGCTCATCTCGGCCGTCTTCTGGAACCGGCTCAAGCTGGGGATGCCGCTCCAGGCGGATCCGACGGTCCAGTACGCCGTGGGCAAGGAGCGCCGGGCGCTGACGCGCGCCGATCTGGCCACCGATCACCCGTACAACACGTATCTGCGCGCGGGGCTCCCGCCCGGGCCCATCGCCAGCCCCGGCCTCGGCGCCATCGAGGCGGCGCTCGACCCGGCCCCGGTCAAGTATCTCTACTTCGTCAAGAAGGACGACCAGCGCCATCACTTCTCCGTCACGGTCGAGGAGCACAACAGCGCCGTCGCCCGCTACCGGTTCGCACGCACCCGCTGA
- the argH gene encoding argininosuccinate lyase, protein MKKPWSGRFSGRTDPGAERFTASLGFDRRLAPYDIEGGVAWALALGRAGLLTEAERDAILKGLETVRAEIEGDTFPFRPELEDIHMNIERRLVELIGPVGGKLHTGRSRNDQIALDERLYLKDVAERVGRGLRTTQSALVERAATTLEAPMPGYTHLQRAQPIVLAHHLLAYVFMFQRDRERFQACRARADVLPLGSGALAGAGFPIDREALARDLGFAAPSPNSLDAVSDRDYIVEFLAAAAITGMHLSRLAADLTLWATAEFGFVEFADAFATGSSIMPQKKNPDVAELIRGKSGRLYGNLVAVLTTMKGLPLAYNSDMQEDKEPFFDSADTLEAILAVLPPMLGSLTFKTERMRQAAGEHFATATDLADYLVRKGLPFRQAHEVVGRVVRHALEAGKTLEGLSLEELRRFSDLFASDVRAAITVDASLRARAVTGGSAPAAVSRALALARSFLDAP, encoded by the coding sequence TTGAAGAAACCCTGGTCCGGACGGTTCAGCGGGCGGACCGATCCGGGCGCCGAGCGGTTCACGGCGTCGCTGGGGTTCGACCGGCGGCTGGCGCCCTACGACATCGAGGGCGGCGTGGCCTGGGCGCTGGCGCTGGGCCGCGCGGGTCTCCTGACCGAGGCCGAGCGCGACGCCATCCTCAAGGGGCTGGAGACGGTCCGGGCGGAGATCGAAGGCGACACGTTCCCGTTCCGCCCCGAGCTGGAAGACATCCACATGAACATCGAGCGCCGCCTCGTCGAGCTGATCGGACCGGTCGGCGGCAAGCTGCACACGGGGCGCTCGCGCAACGATCAGATCGCGCTGGACGAGCGGCTCTACCTCAAAGACGTGGCCGAGCGCGTGGGCCGCGGCCTCCGGACCACCCAGTCGGCGCTGGTGGAGCGCGCCGCCACGACGCTAGAGGCTCCCATGCCGGGCTACACCCACCTGCAGCGGGCCCAGCCCATCGTGCTCGCGCATCACCTGCTCGCCTACGTTTTCATGTTCCAGCGCGACCGCGAGAGGTTCCAGGCCTGCCGCGCCCGGGCCGACGTGCTGCCGCTGGGCAGCGGCGCCCTGGCCGGGGCGGGCTTCCCCATCGACCGCGAAGCGCTGGCGCGTGACCTCGGCTTCGCCGCGCCGAGCCCCAACAGCCTCGACGCGGTCAGCGACCGGGACTACATCGTCGAGTTCCTGGCCGCCGCCGCCATCACCGGCATGCATCTCTCGCGCCTGGCCGCCGACCTGACGCTGTGGGCCACCGCCGAGTTCGGCTTCGTGGAGTTCGCCGACGCCTTCGCCACCGGCTCGTCGATCATGCCGCAGAAGAAGAATCCGGACGTGGCCGAGCTGATCCGGGGCAAGAGCGGGCGCCTCTACGGCAACCTGGTCGCCGTGCTCACGACGATGAAGGGGCTGCCGCTGGCGTACAACTCGGACATGCAGGAGGACAAGGAGCCGTTCTTCGACTCGGCCGACACCCTGGAGGCGATCCTGGCCGTGCTGCCGCCGATGCTCGGCTCCCTCACGTTCAAGACGGAGCGCATGCGCCAGGCGGCCGGTGAGCACTTCGCCACCGCCACGGATCTGGCGGACTACCTCGTGCGGAAGGGGCTGCCCTTCCGCCAGGCCCACGAGGTGGTGGGCCGCGTCGTCCGCCACGCGCTGGAGGCGGGCAAGACGCTGGAGGGCCTGAGCCTCGAGGAGCTGCGTCGCTTCTCCGATCTGTTCGCCTCCGACGTCCGCGCGGCGATCACCGTCGACGCTTCGCTGCGGGCACGGGCCGTCACCGGAGGCTCCGCGCCGGCAGCCGTCAGCCGGGCCCTGGCCCTCGCGCGCTCCTTCCTCGACGCCCCCTGA
- a CDS encoding lysophospholipid acyltransferase family protein, protein MAPSTAVSAKPRAVIDGAAEPLLYRALRGPVRALLQRWFDFAVEGLEHVPARGPYIVAANHHNYLDGVLLGAAVPEPIVFLVMPRVYRATPLHPPFHRHMGSIPINLERPDVAALRSALGALERGRIVGIFPEGPFSVRGRLEPGLPGVALLALRSGAPVVPAAIRGTYQALVGRRFYIPRRHPLGVRFGPPRVFTSARGARAREARERVTQRVMADIAALLS, encoded by the coding sequence ATGGCGCCGTCGACGGCCGTCTCCGCTAAGCCGCGCGCCGTGATCGACGGCGCCGCCGAGCCCCTGCTCTACCGCGCGCTGCGCGGGCCCGTGCGGGCGCTGCTCCAGCGTTGGTTCGATTTTGCCGTCGAAGGTCTCGAGCACGTGCCGGCGCGGGGCCCGTACATCGTGGCGGCGAATCACCACAACTACCTCGACGGCGTCCTGCTCGGCGCGGCCGTGCCCGAGCCCATCGTCTTCCTCGTGATGCCACGCGTGTATCGGGCCACGCCGCTCCATCCGCCCTTCCACCGCCACATGGGCTCGATCCCCATCAACCTCGAGCGGCCGGACGTCGCCGCGCTCCGGAGCGCGCTGGGGGCGCTCGAGCGAGGCCGCATCGTCGGGATCTTCCCGGAGGGGCCCTTCAGCGTCCGCGGCCGGCTCGAGCCCGGTCTGCCGGGCGTGGCGCTGCTCGCGCTGCGCTCGGGCGCGCCCGTCGTCCCCGCCGCCATCCGCGGCACCTACCAGGCCCTGGTCGGGCGACGGTTCTACATTCCCCGCCGGCACCCCCTCGGGGTGAGGTTCGGGCCGCCACGCGTGTTCACGTCGGCCCGCGGGGCCCGCGCGCGCGAGGCGCGCGAGCGCGTGACCCAGCGGGTCATGGCGGATATCGCCGCCCTCCTGTCTTGA